In a genomic window of Mycolicibacter heraklionensis:
- a CDS encoding type I polyketide synthase, which produces MVGVSALFPGSPEAERFWRNIVEGADLFSDVPESHWRIDDYYDADPRTPDKVYARRGGFLPAIDFSPMDFGIPPNVVPATDTAQLLALRVAQQVLEDYAGGDISGIDRERVSVVLGSSGGTEMSGYMSGRLHRPIWERGLRAAGLSDSELAAFSERVASGYTPWQENTFPGLLGNVIAGRIANRFDLGGTNCVVDAACASSLAAIEIALHELYLREADMVIAGGVDAFNDIFMFMCFAKVTALSRTGDCRPFSDQSDGTMLGEGLSMLALKRLDDAERDGDRIYAVIRGIGTSSDGRAKSIYAPSPDGQAKALRRAYEAAGYGPETVGLVEAHGTGTKAGDVAEFTALRRVFDESGRADRQWCAVGSVKSQVGHTKGAAGACGLFKTVMALHHKVLPPTIKIDRPNPGLEIESSPFYLSTQTKPWIADQNVPRRASVSAFGFGGTNFHITLEEYAGAGKHAPRYRSWDSELVVLGADSAAALAARAGELAASLVDSPDMLSYLARSTQSAYDASQPHRLAVVANGVESLRAMLGEAAAKLQTLSGETSFSSPKGYYYSCRQAGPVALLFPGQGSQYVGMGADIPQLYEPALAPWELARAGLLNADRDLHEVVWPKTAFTEEDRAAQAAELTKTEWAQPGIGAHSLSLLSVVRSLGIAPVAVGGHSFGEVSALCAAGVISDDVALLIARARGALMAQAAASSDGAMCAVTAPAEQVSRLLGEWGLSVVIANHNAPNQVVLSGDSAAIADAAQRFSAAGMNARLLDVATAFHSEIVSSAAAPFAAYLAGIPFGVPQVPVYANATAQPYVGSAEQMQVTLANQIAQPVRFVEQIQAMWSAGARTFVEVGPGSVLTNLVGKCLAGQDHVAVSLDAKGRNGIRSLWMGLAQLVAAGVPMNFEGMWADYRHGDDPRTRPAPKLTMKLTGTNFGRPDINDEPVSRPAEKSEKSVKSTPRSDHNGHATVSEPTMTADPFVPAANGLPAHVPTHVPVPVQAAPVPMVTTPLMSGPGAEMVTHMVGALGSMQQTIAHLQGLLQTLVSSTGLTPMPVTQLAFPAAATVAPAQPVAPYGVATPPAPPVAAPPPAPPAAPVAHVSAPPAPVPAAPAPVAAPAAVATMPAPPAPAPVAAAPAPVVVAPAPAAPVAAPVSAAPAVGVDLVGDMLAVVAEKTGYPVEMLDLSMALEADLGIDSIKRVEILSAVQDRVPSLPEVDTATMAALVTLQEIVDYLQSLLGPAAAPVVAAPAPAPVAPAPAAPVAAPVSAAPAVGVDLVGDMLAVVAEKTGYPVEMLDLSMALEADLGIDSIKRVEILSAVQDRVPSLPEVDTATMAALVTLQEIVDYLQSLLGPAAAPVVAAPAPAPVAPAPAAPVAAVGVDLVGDMLAVVAEKTGYPVEMLDLSMALEADLGIDSIKRVEILSAVQDRVPSLPEVDTATMAALVTLQEIVDYLQSLIGSPPPDLVAPNGLSAGDRAPFELTGAEVARYAVRATAAPVSGMGMPGLYAAKTVEIVTAEAAQDGLTETAEALAAVLRTHGIRAVIVAKPSADAEAVIHLGGLRPITTRDEALALNRVLFADAHCVAAQFAERGGVFVTVQDTGGTFGLLTDPGLRAWSGGIGALAKTAAQEWTGAQVKAIDIAVGHRSPLVIAEQIADEVLAGGVELEVGLGSSHGRTTVVADAQQVTTRTHRIGPQDVIVVSGGARGVTAGSVIALAQQTQAAFVLIGRTELTDEPPEAQGLTTDAELKRALLASAAAQGLKVTPKQLEQQAQRILADREVRATLAALTAAGSRVRYAAADVRDAAQLSALLDSVRSELGPITGLVHGAGVLADAPLHKKTLDGFDRVFETKVGGACALLDATANDALKVICLFSSVAARSGNVGQSDYAMANEILNKVALAEQARRGPSCLVRALGWGPWDSGMVTPGLKAMFESRGISLIPLADGACAFVAEVLDGETGSSEVTLGDGVLAGLPTHPIPPEGRVARVLAHVAQQPYLLDHRVQGNVVLPVVQALEWFIRMAEACRPGYHVDRVLDLRVLRGVTLYEFEKHGTPLLVRCVPVEDRPELLTLTLSDIEDSTAYYSAKLEMRSGAAVVPSAPASTPGNRRLDREACYTGGALFHGAAFQVLDSMDCAETTATAQLSGLTSVGWVGEGWATDPAAVDGCLQAALVWSYELLGRNVLPLRVGEIVRYRSGALSAGLRCVLTGGDAKTSRAVCDLDLIDADNQLVLSLRRLELYPYGG; this is translated from the coding sequence GTGGTCGGCGTCAGCGCACTGTTTCCCGGGTCCCCGGAAGCCGAGCGATTCTGGCGCAACATCGTCGAAGGTGCCGACCTATTCTCCGACGTACCGGAGTCGCACTGGCGGATCGACGACTACTACGACGCAGATCCTCGCACGCCTGACAAGGTATACGCCCGCCGCGGGGGGTTCTTGCCCGCCATCGACTTCTCGCCGATGGATTTCGGCATTCCGCCGAACGTGGTGCCCGCGACCGACACGGCCCAGTTGTTGGCGTTGCGGGTCGCGCAGCAAGTGCTGGAGGACTACGCCGGCGGCGACATCTCCGGCATCGATCGCGAACGAGTCAGCGTGGTGCTGGGCTCGTCCGGCGGCACCGAGATGTCCGGCTACATGAGCGGTCGCCTGCACCGGCCGATCTGGGAACGCGGCCTGCGCGCCGCCGGCCTCTCCGACTCAGAGCTGGCCGCATTCAGCGAACGCGTGGCGTCGGGCTACACCCCCTGGCAGGAGAACACCTTCCCGGGCCTGCTCGGCAACGTCATCGCCGGACGTATCGCCAACCGTTTTGATCTCGGCGGAACGAACTGCGTCGTCGACGCAGCGTGCGCCAGCTCGCTGGCCGCGATCGAGATCGCGCTGCACGAGCTGTACCTGCGCGAGGCCGACATGGTGATCGCCGGCGGCGTCGACGCCTTCAACGACATCTTCATGTTCATGTGCTTCGCCAAGGTCACCGCGCTGTCGCGCACCGGCGACTGCCGGCCGTTCTCCGACCAGTCGGACGGCACCATGCTGGGCGAGGGCCTGTCGATGCTGGCCCTCAAGCGCCTCGACGACGCGGAGCGTGACGGCGACCGGATCTACGCCGTGATCCGCGGCATCGGCACGTCCTCGGACGGACGGGCCAAGAGCATCTACGCCCCCAGCCCGGATGGTCAGGCCAAGGCCCTGCGCCGCGCCTACGAGGCCGCCGGCTACGGACCGGAAACGGTCGGACTCGTCGAAGCCCACGGCACCGGCACCAAGGCCGGCGACGTCGCCGAGTTCACCGCCCTGCGCCGGGTATTCGACGAGTCGGGTCGGGCGGACCGCCAATGGTGCGCCGTCGGGTCGGTCAAGTCCCAGGTGGGGCACACCAAGGGAGCTGCCGGAGCCTGCGGCCTGTTCAAGACCGTGATGGCGCTGCACCACAAGGTCCTCCCGCCGACCATCAAGATCGACCGGCCCAACCCCGGGCTGGAGATCGAATCGTCGCCGTTCTACCTGTCGACGCAGACCAAGCCGTGGATCGCCGACCAGAACGTGCCGCGGCGGGCGTCGGTCAGCGCGTTCGGCTTCGGTGGTACGAACTTCCACATCACGCTCGAGGAGTACGCCGGCGCCGGCAAGCACGCACCGCGCTACCGCTCCTGGGACTCCGAGCTGGTGGTCCTCGGCGCGGACTCCGCCGCGGCGCTGGCTGCGCGGGCGGGGGAGCTGGCCGCCTCGCTGGTCGACTCGCCCGACATGCTGAGCTACCTCGCACGCAGCACCCAATCGGCGTATGACGCCAGCCAACCGCACCGCCTCGCCGTCGTCGCCAACGGTGTCGAGAGCCTGCGCGCGATGCTCGGCGAAGCTGCGGCGAAGCTTCAAACACTCAGCGGGGAAACGTCATTCAGCTCGCCCAAGGGCTATTACTACTCCTGCCGGCAGGCCGGCCCGGTCGCACTGCTGTTTCCCGGGCAGGGCAGTCAGTACGTCGGCATGGGTGCCGACATCCCGCAACTCTACGAACCGGCTTTGGCGCCTTGGGAACTCGCGCGGGCCGGCCTGCTCAACGCAGACCGAGACCTGCACGAGGTGGTCTGGCCCAAGACGGCGTTCACCGAGGAAGACCGCGCGGCTCAGGCCGCCGAGCTGACCAAGACCGAATGGGCGCAGCCGGGTATCGGCGCGCACAGCCTGAGCCTGCTGTCCGTCGTCCGCTCGCTGGGCATCGCGCCGGTCGCCGTCGGCGGTCACAGCTTCGGTGAAGTAAGCGCGCTGTGCGCCGCCGGAGTGATCAGTGACGACGTCGCGCTGCTCATCGCCCGGGCACGCGGTGCGCTGATGGCCCAGGCCGCCGCCAGCAGCGACGGAGCGATGTGCGCGGTGACCGCCCCCGCCGAGCAGGTCAGCAGACTTCTCGGCGAGTGGGGTTTGTCGGTGGTCATCGCGAACCACAATGCCCCCAACCAGGTCGTGCTCTCGGGCGACAGCGCGGCGATCGCCGATGCCGCGCAGCGCTTCAGCGCAGCGGGCATGAACGCCCGGCTCCTCGACGTCGCCACCGCCTTCCACTCCGAGATCGTCAGCTCGGCGGCGGCCCCGTTCGCGGCGTACCTGGCGGGCATCCCGTTCGGCGTGCCGCAGGTGCCGGTGTACGCCAACGCAACAGCGCAGCCGTACGTCGGCAGCGCCGAACAGATGCAGGTCACGCTGGCCAACCAGATCGCCCAGCCGGTGCGGTTCGTCGAGCAGATTCAGGCGATGTGGTCCGCCGGCGCCCGAACCTTCGTCGAAGTCGGCCCCGGCAGCGTGCTCACCAACCTCGTCGGCAAATGCCTGGCCGGCCAGGACCACGTCGCGGTCTCCCTGGATGCCAAGGGCAGGAATGGGATTCGATCGCTGTGGATGGGGCTGGCGCAGCTCGTAGCCGCCGGCGTCCCGATGAACTTCGAAGGCATGTGGGCGGACTACCGCCACGGCGACGATCCACGCACCCGCCCGGCGCCCAAGCTGACGATGAAGCTCACCGGCACCAACTTCGGCCGGCCCGACATCAACGACGAGCCGGTGTCCCGGCCCGCTGAGAAGTCCGAAAAGTCTGTGAAATCCACCCCCCGCAGTGACCACAACGGACACGCGACCGTATCGGAGCCCACCATGACAGCTGATCCATTCGTTCCCGCCGCGAACGGGTTGCCGGCACATGTCCCGACGCACGTCCCGGTGCCGGTTCAGGCCGCCCCGGTTCCGATGGTCACCACGCCGCTGATGTCCGGGCCCGGAGCCGAGATGGTGACGCACATGGTCGGCGCGCTGGGCAGCATGCAGCAGACCATCGCCCACCTGCAGGGCCTGCTGCAGACCCTGGTTTCCAGCACCGGCCTGACCCCGATGCCGGTCACTCAGCTGGCTTTCCCCGCCGCAGCCACGGTGGCGCCGGCTCAGCCGGTCGCTCCGTATGGCGTCGCGACCCCGCCCGCTCCGCCGGTGGCCGCTCCGCCGCCCGCGCCGCCGGCGGCTCCCGTTGCCCACGTCAGCGCCCCGCCCGCACCTGTGCCTGCCGCACCTGCGCCGGTGGCCGCTCCTGCTGCGGTCGCGACCATGCCGGCGCCGCCTGCGCCGGCTCCTGTTGCAGCCGCCCCCGCTCCGGTGGTTGTCGCGCCCGCGCCGGCTGCGCCGGTGGCCGCACCGGTTTCGGCCGCGCCGGCGGTGGGTGTGGATTTGGTCGGGGACATGTTGGCGGTGGTTGCCGAGAAGACTGGTTATCCGGTGGAGATGCTGGATTTGTCGATGGCGCTTGAGGCGGATCTGGGGATCGATTCGATTAAGCGGGTTGAGATTTTGTCGGCGGTGCAGGATCGGGTTCCGTCGTTGCCGGAGGTGGACACGGCGACGATGGCGGCGTTGGTGACGTTGCAGGAGATCGTTGACTATCTGCAGTCGCTGCTGGGTCCGGCGGCTGCGCCTGTTGTGGCCGCGCCGGCCCCCGCGCCGGTTGCGCCCGCGCCGGCTGCGCCGGTGGCCGCACCGGTTTCGGCCGCGCCGGCGGTGGGTGTGGATTTGGTCGGGGACATGTTGGCGGTGGTTGCCGAGAAGACTGGTTATCCGGTGGAGATGCTGGATTTGTCGATGGCGCTTGAGGCGGATCTGGGGATCGATTCGATTAAGCGGGTTGAGATTTTGTCGGCGGTGCAGGATCGGGTTCCGTCGTTGCCGGAGGTGGACACGGCGACGATGGCGGCGTTGGTGACGTTGCAGGAGATCGTCGACTATCTGCAGTCGCTGCTGGGTCCGGCGGCTGCGCCTGTTGTGGCCGCGCCGGCCCCGGCTCCGGTTGCGCCCGCGCCTGCTGCGCCGGTCGCGGCGGTGGGTGTGGATTTGGTCGGGGACATGTTGGCGGTGGTTGCCGAGAAGACTGGTTATCCGGTGGAGATGCTGGATTTGTCGATGGCGCTTGAGGCGGATCTGGGGATCGATTCGATTAAGCGGGTTGAGATTTTGTCGGCGGTGCAGGATCGGGTTCCGTCATTGCCGGAGGTGGACACGGCGACGATGGCGGCGTTGGTGACGTTGCAGGAGATCGTCGACTACCTGCAATCACTGATAGGTTCACCACCACCGGATTTGGTGGCGCCCAACGGATTATCGGCAGGTGATCGCGCCCCTTTTGAGTTAACCGGAGCGGAGGTGGCGCGCTACGCGGTACGCGCCACCGCCGCTCCGGTGAGCGGGATGGGCATGCCCGGCCTGTATGCCGCCAAGACCGTCGAGATCGTGACGGCCGAGGCAGCCCAGGACGGGCTGACGGAGACGGCCGAGGCCCTGGCCGCAGTTCTGCGCACCCACGGCATTCGCGCGGTGATCGTGGCCAAGCCCAGCGCCGACGCCGAGGCGGTCATCCATCTCGGCGGACTGCGGCCAATCACCACTCGTGACGAGGCGCTTGCCCTCAATCGGGTCCTGTTCGCCGACGCGCACTGCGTCGCAGCGCAGTTCGCAGAGCGCGGCGGTGTCTTCGTCACCGTTCAAGACACCGGCGGTACGTTCGGTCTGCTCACCGATCCCGGCCTGCGGGCCTGGTCGGGCGGGATCGGCGCACTGGCCAAGACCGCCGCGCAGGAGTGGACCGGCGCGCAGGTCAAGGCAATCGACATCGCCGTCGGCCACCGTTCCCCACTCGTCATCGCCGAGCAGATCGCCGACGAGGTCCTGGCCGGTGGAGTGGAACTCGAAGTGGGCCTGGGTAGCTCACACGGACGGACCACGGTCGTCGCGGACGCGCAACAGGTGACCACCCGCACGCACCGCATCGGTCCGCAAGACGTGATCGTCGTCTCGGGTGGCGCCCGCGGGGTGACCGCCGGTTCGGTGATCGCCCTGGCGCAGCAGACCCAGGCCGCTTTCGTGTTGATCGGGCGCACCGAACTCACCGACGAGCCGCCGGAGGCGCAGGGGCTGACCACAGATGCGGAGCTCAAGCGGGCGCTGCTCGCCAGCGCTGCGGCTCAAGGGCTCAAGGTCACCCCGAAGCAGTTGGAGCAGCAGGCGCAGCGCATCCTGGCCGACCGCGAGGTGCGGGCCACCCTGGCCGCGCTGACGGCGGCCGGTTCCCGGGTCCGCTACGCCGCCGCCGATGTCCGGGACGCCGCGCAGCTGAGTGCGCTGCTGGACAGCGTGCGAAGCGAGCTCGGTCCCATCACCGGCCTGGTGCACGGTGCCGGCGTGCTGGCCGATGCGCCACTGCACAAGAAAACCCTCGACGGGTTCGACCGGGTCTTCGAGACCAAGGTCGGCGGCGCCTGCGCGCTGCTGGATGCGACGGCCAACGATGCGCTCAAGGTGATCTGCCTGTTCTCGTCGGTGGCCGCGCGCAGCGGAAACGTCGGTCAAAGCGACTACGCCATGGCCAACGAAATCCTCAACAAGGTGGCCCTGGCAGAACAGGCTCGTCGCGGCCCGTCCTGTTTGGTGCGGGCGTTGGGTTGGGGCCCTTGGGATTCCGGAATGGTAACGCCGGGGCTCAAAGCGATGTTCGAGTCCCGTGGCATCTCGTTGATTCCGCTCGCCGACGGCGCGTGTGCGTTCGTCGCCGAGGTCCTCGACGGCGAGACCGGCAGTTCCGAGGTGACCCTGGGCGACGGTGTGCTGGCCGGGCTGCCCACGCATCCGATACCGCCGGAGGGCCGGGTCGCGCGGGTGCTCGCTCACGTGGCGCAGCAGCCCTACCTGCTGGACCATCGGGTCCAGGGCAATGTCGTATTGCCCGTCGTGCAGGCGCTCGAATGGTTCATCCGGATGGCCGAGGCGTGCCGGCCCGGCTACCACGTGGATCGGGTGCTCGACCTCAGAGTGTTGCGCGGCGTGACGCTCTACGAGTTCGAAAAGCACGGCACGCCCCTGCTGGTGCGTTGCGTGCCCGTCGAGGATCGTCCCGAGCTGTTGACGTTGACGCTCTCCGACATCGAGGACTCGACCGCGTACTACTCGGCCAAACTCGAGATGCGTTCGGGCGCAGCCGTCGTCCCGAGCGCCCCGGCGTCGACGCCAGGCAACCGCAGGCTGGACCGCGAAGCCTGCTACACCGGTGGGGCACTGTTCCACGGAGCGGCATTCCAGGTGCTCGACAGCATGGATTGCGCCGAGACGACCGCGACGGCCCAGCTGTCCGGATTGACGTCCGTGGGCTGGGTGGGGGAGGGCTGGGCGACGGACCCCGCCGCCGTCGACGGATGCCTTCAGGCGGCACTGGTCTGGAGCTATGAGCTGCTCGGCCGCAATGTCCTGCCGCTGCGGGTGGGCGAGATCGTGCGCTACCGATCCGGTGCGCTCAGCGCCGGCCTGCGGTGCGTCCTCACCGGCGGGGACGCCAAGACCAGCCGCGCCGTCTGCGACCTCGATCTGATCGACGCCGACAACCAGCTGGTGCTCAGTCTCAGACGACTCGAGTTGTATCCGTACGGCGGCTGA
- a CDS encoding PfaD family polyunsaturated fatty acid/polyketide biosynthesis protein — MNERPGAVLEQQTGAGAGPGLGWRPTTAPAAFAPDDIADIIGYVRHPVHVVRETATGMLGLALGGELVGAGESELSLVGTLPPIYPEWLGDREFCEAHGVRFPYVTGAMANGIATPALVIAMAEAGMMGFFGAGGLSYDAVERGLDEIQTALAGRPGLAWGANLIHSPNEVSLETRVAELFIARGVPVVEASAFMKLTPAVVHYALSGLDTDPAGNIVRRNHVMAKVSRPEVARMFIEPAPAALVSALVSAGKLTEREAELSRYVPVAEDITVESDSGGHTDNRPLPALFSEIAMLRDSLAQQHALNCRVRVGAAGGLGAPQAVAGAFAMGAAYVLTGSVNQACVESGLSAPGRAMLATAGIADVMMAPASDMFEMGVNLQVLKRGTMFAPRGKKLYEWYAGNPDLASVVAKHGPELEKILGTTVAEVWADTQRYWQQRDPAVLELASRDPKYQMALVFRWYLGQSSRWAISGIPERVLDYQIWCGPAMGAFNSWVAGSHLEPCENRQAVQVALNLLEGAAQVTRASAARSCGVPVPAKAFAYSPRPLAV; from the coding sequence GTGAACGAGCGACCTGGCGCAGTACTGGAGCAGCAGACCGGGGCGGGCGCCGGCCCGGGCCTGGGGTGGCGGCCCACCACCGCGCCGGCCGCGTTCGCCCCGGACGACATCGCCGACATCATCGGCTACGTGCGCCACCCCGTTCATGTGGTGCGCGAAACGGCCACCGGGATGCTGGGCCTGGCCCTGGGCGGCGAGTTGGTCGGCGCCGGGGAATCGGAATTGTCCCTGGTGGGAACGCTGCCCCCGATCTACCCCGAATGGCTGGGGGACCGCGAGTTCTGCGAGGCACACGGCGTCCGCTTCCCCTATGTCACCGGAGCGATGGCCAACGGCATCGCGACGCCGGCGCTCGTCATCGCGATGGCCGAGGCCGGGATGATGGGCTTCTTCGGTGCGGGCGGGCTGTCCTATGACGCGGTTGAGCGGGGGCTGGACGAGATCCAGACCGCGTTGGCCGGCCGGCCCGGGCTTGCCTGGGGAGCCAACCTGATCCACTCGCCCAACGAGGTCTCCCTGGAGACGCGCGTCGCCGAGCTGTTCATCGCGCGCGGCGTTCCCGTCGTCGAGGCCTCGGCATTCATGAAGCTGACGCCCGCGGTGGTGCACTATGCGCTGTCGGGCCTGGACACCGATCCGGCCGGCAACATCGTGCGCCGCAACCACGTGATGGCCAAGGTGTCGCGGCCCGAGGTGGCGCGCATGTTCATCGAACCGGCGCCGGCGGCGTTGGTGTCGGCCCTGGTGTCGGCCGGAAAGCTGACCGAGCGTGAAGCCGAGCTGTCTCGCTACGTGCCGGTGGCCGAGGACATCACCGTCGAATCCGACAGCGGTGGGCACACCGATAACCGCCCGCTGCCGGCGCTGTTCTCCGAAATCGCCATGCTGCGCGACTCGCTGGCCCAGCAGCACGCGTTGAACTGCCGGGTGCGGGTGGGCGCGGCGGGTGGTCTCGGCGCCCCGCAGGCGGTCGCCGGCGCCTTCGCGATGGGCGCGGCCTACGTGCTGACCGGGTCGGTCAACCAGGCCTGCGTGGAGTCGGGGCTTTCGGCGCCCGGGCGCGCCATGCTGGCCACCGCCGGGATCGCGGACGTGATGATGGCCCCCGCCTCGGACATGTTCGAAATGGGCGTCAACCTGCAGGTCCTCAAGCGGGGAACGATGTTCGCCCCCCGCGGCAAGAAGCTCTACGAGTGGTACGCGGGCAACCCCGACCTGGCCAGCGTGGTCGCCAAGCACGGCCCCGAGCTGGAAAAGATCCTGGGCACCACCGTCGCCGAGGTGTGGGCGGACACCCAGCGGTACTGGCAACAGCGTGACCCGGCGGTGCTCGAGCTGGCCTCGCGGGATCCGAAGTACCAGATGGCACTGGTGTTCCGGTGGTATCTGGGGCAGTCGAGCCGGTGGGCCATCAGCGGTATTCCCGAACGTGTGCTGGACTACCAGATCTGGTGCGGCCCGGCCATGGGCGCGTTCAACAGCTGGGTGGCCGGCAGCCACCTGGAGCCGTGCGAGAACCGCCAGGCCGTCCAGGTGGCACTTAACTTGCTCGAAGGTGCGGCGCAGGTGACCCGCGCCAGCGCGGCCCGCTCCTGCGGGGTGCCCGTTCCGGCCAAGGCATTCGCCTACAGCCCGCGGCCGCTGGCTGTCTGA
- a CDS encoding bifunctional phosphatase PAP2/diacylglycerol kinase family protein — translation MAPLPRRRSGLRQITEGLGKLDAEVFEAIAQSPSRLLDTTMPVLTRAADHSKLWLALAAAMAVTGGPATQRAAARGVASLALTSLVTNQVVKRIRHRARPNIALVPLLRRARRLPLSNSLPSGHSASAAAFATGVGLENPLLGLPIAGLAGLVGLSRIATGVHYPGDVLAGLGIGASVAVVGAKLVPPIASPPTPHAAALRLPSPARPDGVGVTLVVNPDSGGGRAGEVAAQVREALPAVTLVELGPDDDLAESLRRAADSAEVLAIAGGDGSVATAAHVAVERDLPLAVFPGGTLNHFAKDIGCDTTAKAIRAVADGSLSRVDVVRFNSETTVINTASIGAYPTFVRRRERLQDKLGKPVASAYAMLMTLRRDQPVRIAYDNKTLQTSLFFLGNSAYQPDGFAPAVRHRMDDGLLDVRILETGRPWSTLRILAALLTGRLQRSRLYHELRVPQFRFTAVDGPVPIAHDGEVDIPCAEAEFTACYRALQVFRPMPSGAR, via the coding sequence ATGGCGCCCTTGCCGCGCCGACGTTCCGGTCTGCGTCAGATCACCGAAGGCCTCGGCAAGCTCGACGCCGAGGTGTTCGAGGCGATCGCCCAGTCGCCCAGCCGACTGCTCGACACCACCATGCCGGTACTCACCCGCGCCGCCGACCACTCCAAACTGTGGCTGGCTCTCGCGGCCGCCATGGCCGTCACGGGCGGCCCGGCCACCCAGCGCGCCGCCGCCCGCGGGGTGGCCAGCCTGGCGTTGACCAGCCTGGTGACCAACCAAGTGGTCAAACGGATCCGGCATCGCGCGCGCCCCAACATCGCGCTGGTGCCCCTGCTGCGTCGTGCCCGCCGCCTACCGCTGTCGAATTCGCTGCCCTCCGGTCACTCCGCGAGCGCGGCGGCGTTCGCCACCGGGGTCGGCCTGGAGAACCCCCTGCTGGGCTTACCAATCGCCGGGCTGGCCGGCCTGGTCGGCCTGTCCCGGATCGCCACTGGCGTCCACTATCCCGGGGATGTGCTGGCCGGGTTGGGCATCGGCGCGTCGGTCGCGGTGGTGGGGGCGAAGCTGGTGCCGCCGATTGCCTCCCCGCCGACGCCGCACGCCGCTGCGCTGCGACTCCCCTCCCCCGCACGGCCCGACGGCGTCGGGGTGACGTTGGTGGTCAATCCGGATTCCGGCGGCGGGCGGGCGGGCGAGGTCGCCGCCCAGGTGCGCGAAGCCCTGCCGGCCGTCACCCTCGTCGAGCTCGGCCCCGACGACGACCTGGCGGAGTCGTTGCGCCGCGCCGCCGATTCCGCTGAGGTGCTTGCGATCGCCGGCGGCGACGGATCGGTCGCGACCGCGGCGCACGTGGCGGTGGAACGCGACCTGCCGCTGGCGGTGTTTCCGGGTGGCACCCTGAACCACTTCGCCAAGGACATCGGCTGCGACACCACCGCGAAGGCCATCCGGGCCGTAGCCGACGGCAGCCTGTCGCGGGTGGACGTGGTGCGGTTCAACTCCGAGACAACGGTGATCAACACGGCGAGCATCGGCGCCTACCCGACTTTCGTTCGTCGCCGAGAACGGTTGCAGGACAAGCTCGGTAAGCCCGTCGCCAGCGCCTACGCCATGCTGATGACACTGCGGCGCGACCAGCCGGTGCGCATCGCCTACGACAACAAGACCCTGCAGACGTCGCTGTTCTTCCTCGGCAACTCGGCGTATCAGCCCGACGGCTTCGCGCCGGCCGTGCGGCACCGGATGGACGACGGGCTGTTGGACGTGCGGATCCTGGAAACCGGCCGGCCGTGGTCCACGCTGCGGATCCTGGCGGCATTGCTGACCGGGCGGCTGCAGCGCAGTCGGCTCTACCACGAGCTGCGGGTACCGCAATTCCGATTCACCGCGGTCGACGGACCGGTACCGATCGCCCATGACGGAGAGGTCGACATCCCTTGCGCGGAAGCCGAATTCACTGCGTGCTACCGCGCGTTGCAGGTGTTTCGGCCGATGCCGTCGGGCGCGCGGTAA
- a CDS encoding PE-PPE domain-containing protein encodes MNATKVFAPLAAASVIAAGVVGTPVVQTAHALQVALLSDTAIFVGGTMLTTPSAAFAQTAADLFLEPLGFDAGDDASVCVIGSAGCDSALQVLTTPQLILQGHSSFAGAALIVQAVEAEFAANPGAYDAEHPLWVFGYSQGATAGSIAMAQLAHDGVIPSGALHFVFIGDPSSTTGVWSDPSGATDTSDLYPLLNGFHTPNDAFTTTIYEFPGDPVADYASNSMLGLLWEHVMYLGLTPEEVANHTLSTDGLITNIDLSGDIDEFSTWISALTSGGLIESGVFVGLFNSIVEMIYNAFGKIEEFFTDWMGIDWGGVEDTLDYWFPLV; translated from the coding sequence ATGAACGCAACCAAGGTTTTCGCGCCGCTCGCTGCCGCGAGCGTGATCGCGGCCGGCGTCGTCGGAACCCCCGTCGTCCAAACGGCGCACGCGCTCCAAGTAGCCCTGCTGTCGGACACCGCGATCTTCGTCGGCGGGACCATGTTGACCACGCCGTCGGCGGCCTTCGCTCAGACCGCGGCCGACCTGTTCCTGGAGCCGCTGGGTTTCGACGCCGGCGACGATGCGAGCGTGTGCGTGATCGGCTCCGCCGGCTGCGATTCCGCGCTGCAGGTGCTGACCACCCCGCAACTCATCCTGCAGGGGCACAGCAGTTTCGCCGGGGCGGCACTGATCGTCCAGGCGGTGGAGGCCGAATTTGCCGCCAACCCCGGCGCCTACGACGCCGAGCACCCGCTGTGGGTTTTCGGCTACTCGCAGGGCGCCACGGCCGGCTCGATCGCGATGGCCCAGTTGGCCCATGACGGTGTCATCCCGTCGGGGGCGTTGCACTTCGTTTTCATCGGTGATCCGTCCAGTACGACCGGCGTGTGGTCGGATCCCTCCGGCGCCACCGACACCTCCGACCTTTACCCCCTGCTGAACGGTTTCCATACCCCCAACGACGCCTTCACCACCACCATCTACGAGTTCCCCGGTGACCCCGTTGCCGACTATGCGTCGAACTCCATGCTCGGCTTGCTCTGGGAGCACGTCATGTACTTGGGCCTCACGCCGGAAGAGGTCGCCAACCACACCCTCAGCACCGACGGGTTGATCACCAACATCGACCTCTCCGGTGACATCGACGAGTTCAGCACCTGGATCAGTGCGCTGACAAGCGGCGGGTTGATCGAAAGTGGTGTGTTCGTGGGACTGTTCAACTCGATCGTGGAGATGATCTACAACGCCTTCGGCAAGATCGAGGAGTTCTTCACCGACTGGATGGGCATCGACTGGGGCGGTGTCGAGGACACCCTCGACTACTGGTTCCCGCTGGTCTAG